A single region of the Vicia villosa cultivar HV-30 ecotype Madison, WI linkage group LG4, Vvil1.0, whole genome shotgun sequence genome encodes:
- the LOC131598436 gene encoding uncharacterized protein LOC131598436 yields MYNGKIQLQNAMNCTKLLFNPEIPKANSFKLNYMKDSSDLSLEEEFLNLSQCKIIEELKDCQNEMVCVVLGIIKHVIGGNDWWYAAWVCNKGLLQIPKGCSTLTVISMYRVKFRVIDENDFATFVLFDRDCCLLTKKTCPDLFKEMHHELEPTSVPRVIGDLVKQTIPFKIYVKNDVNSTFDHSFRDRKACAEKDIVTKFKSVVKEFYNLLHLRR; encoded by the exons ATGTATAATGGAAAAATTCAGTTGCAAAATGCAATGAATTGTACCAAGCTATTATTCAACCCAGAAATTCCTAAGGCAAATAGTTTCAAACTCAA TTATATGAAGGATTCTTCTGATTTGAGTTTAGAAGAAGAGTTCTTAAATCTGAGTCAATGCAAAATAATTGAGGAACTAAAAGACTGTCAAAAT GAAATGGTTTGTGTTGTTTTAGGCATAATCAAACATGTTATTGGCGGGAATGATTGGTGGTATGCTGCATGGGTATGCAACAAGGGGTTGTTGCAGATTCCAAAAGGTTGTTCTACTCTAACTGTAATAAGCAT GTACCGTGTCAAATTTAGAGTGATTGATGAAAATGACTTTGCTACTTTCGTGCTTTTTGATCGTGATTGTTGTTTGCTAACAAAGAAGACATGTCCTGATTTGTTTAAGGAAATGCATCAT GAACTTGAGCCAACTAGTGTGCCTAGAGTTATTGGTGATTTAGTTAAACAAACTATTCCATTTAAGATATATGTAAAGAATGATGTGAATTCAACATTTGACCATTCATTTCGCGATAGAAAAGCTTGTGCCGAGAAAGATATTGTCACTAAGTTCAAATCTGTTGTGAAGGAGTTTTATAATCTCTTACATCTTCGACGCTGA